In the genome of Bremerella sp. P1, the window ATGTTGGTGCGGGCTTCCTCGCCTTGGTCGCCATCATTCCGACGCTCGTTTCCGCGGAACTGGGTGTCTCGCCTCAGGTGGCAAGTTTCTACGGTGGAACCGGTTTGCTCATCGCCGTTAGTGTGGCATTCGATCTGGTGCAAAAGATCGACAGTCACTTGGTGATGCGTAACTACAAGGGGCTCATCGAGGGCTAACCCTTTCTCGCCAGGATGGCACGTCCCGCCTTCCCCCATACCCCATGCGGAAGGCGGCTTCGATTTTGTGACTTCGGTGTCGGTGATGGTCCCACGTCATCGATGCCCAAGCTAGGCTGCGGTTAGTCCATGCGGATTATCTTTCTCGGACCTCCTGGTGTCGGCAAAGGGACCCAGTCCCATAAGCTGGTTGAATTTCTGCGCATCCCTCACATCTCAACGGGGGAAATGCTACGGGAAGCGATCCGTAATAAGACCGAGCTCGGCTTGAAGGTTGCTGCTCAGATGGAAGGTGGACGCCTCGCCGCTGACGAAATCGTGGTCCAGTTGGTGCGTCAGCGTCTCGCGCAACCCGATTGTCACAATGGATACCTGCTCGATGGCTTCCCGCGTACTTTGCCGCAGGCCGCGTCGCTTGATCTTGGACTGGCTGTCGACGACGAAGCCGTCGATGCGGTGTTGAACCTGACGGTGGACCAGGAAGAACTCTTGAGCCGCCTGCTGGCTCGCGCTAAGAAGGAAGACCGCGGCGACGACAACGAAGAGACGATCCGCAACCGGATGAAGGTCTACGACGATATGACCTCGCCACTGATCGCCTATTACGAAGAGCAGAAGATTCTCTATCGAATCGATGGGATTGGTTCGATTGAGGAAGTCTTCGACCGCATCAAAGTCGTTCTGGAAGAAGTGGACCGAAAGAAGAACGCATGATCACGCTCCGCTCCAAACGCGAGATCGAGAAAATGCATGTCGCCGGACAGCTCGTTCGGCAGGCCCATCAAAAAGTGGCCGAGCTGGTCAAACCAGGGATCACCACGGCGGTGCTCGACAAGGCTGTCGACGATCTTTTCGCTGAGGCAGGTGCCGTTGCCCTGTTTAAAGGTGTTCCCGGCAAGATCCCCTTCCCTGCTGCCACGTGCATCTCGGTTAACGATGAAGTGGTCCACGGCATCCCTGGCGAGCGGATCCTCAAAGAAGGTGACATTGTCAGTGTCGATACTGGAGCCAAAATCGGTGGCTGGTGTGGTGATTCGGCTTGGACCTATGCCGTTGGCGAGATCAGCGATGAAGCCAAGAAGCTGATGGAAGTGACAGAGCGAGCTCTGCAGATTGCCATCGAGTTGCTGCCGGTGAAAAAACGGTGGAGCCAAGTCGCCAAGGAAATGCAAAACGAGGTCGAATCGGCAGGGTTTTCGGTGATTACGACACTGGTTGGCCACGGGATCGGCACCACGATGCACGAAGAGCCCCAGGTGCCTAACTACGATTCTCGCGAATTTCGGCAGAAAGGCGATTTCGACCTTCGGCCAGGCTTGGTCTTGGCGGTCGAGCCCATGGTGGCTGTTGGAAGAGAGGATCTGTACCTGCACGGTGACGGGTGGACACTCTCGACGAAAGATCGCAGCCTAACGGCTCACTTCGAGCACACACTCGCCCTGACGTCGTCAGGCGTCCGCATTTTGACGGGCCAGGACTAAGGCGGCCGGATGATGGTTCTCGTAGTAGGGGCGACCGGAGCGACCGGCAAGCTGCTGGTCGAGCAGCTTCTCAGCCGAGGCCATCAAGTTCGAGTCATTGTCCGTTCACGAGATCGTTTGCCTGAATCCGTTAGAGATCATGCTCGAGTTGAGATCGTCGAAGCCAGTCTGTTCGAGCTGACCGACGAAGAGCTCCTGCAGCATGTTTCTGGCTGTAGCGGTGTCGCCTCGTGTTTGGGGCACAATCTGACGTTCAAAGGCGTCTTTGGCCATCCCAGAAGGCTTGTCACGGACGCTACGCGGCGACTTTGCCGGGCAATCGAGCAGGCCAAGGCCGAAACTGGCGTCAAATATGTCCTCATGAATACGGCTGGCAACCAAAATCGCGATCTGGCCGAGCCTGCCTCGTTTGGCAATCGATTTGTTGTGGGTTTGTTACGCTGGGCTGTGCCGCCTCATGCCGACAACGAACAGGCATCGGACGTGCTCCGGCAAAAAATTGGAAAAAATAATTCGTCGATACCATGGGTCGTCGTCCGGCCGGATAGCCTTGTCGATCTGCCAGAAGTCACGCCCTACGAGATGTATCCCTCGCCAACGCGTGACCCCATATTCAACGCGGGAACGACCAGTCGCATCAACGTGGCCCATTTCATGGCCGAATTGATCACGGACGAGGCAGTATGGGCTAAATGGGCTGGGCGAATGCCGGTGATTTATAACTGCGAAGCCAATTCGTCGGGCTAGACCTTTCGCCGCAAGTGCTGAAAGGATTGGTATGTTTCAACGGTCAATAGGAATGTGTCATTTCGCCCTTCGAAAACCGAAGTTTTCATAGTCGCGCCCCTTGTCAGTGGAAAAGGAAGTCGGGTATACTGTCCCGCTTCCCCAACGCCCAAGGTTTGGAAGTAGAGAGTCATGAAGGTAAGAGCCAGCGTTAAGCGAATTTGCGACAAATGCAAAGTGGTCCGCCGTCGAGGCCGGGTCTATGTCATTTGTGAAAACGCCCGTCACAAGCAACGACAGGGCTAGTTTTCCGTCTTGCCACGGTGTTTCCCCTAATCTGAGGGTGGCCCGGAAGGGCAAAACGAAACATCGCACCACTTCGCAAATCCATAGCACAAAACATTTTCGGAATCATTTGCCCTGTTGGGCAGCCTTAGGAGATCACCATGCCACGTTTGCTCGGTGTGGACATTCCCAACGATAAGAAGACCTGGATCAGCTTGACGTACCTGTACGGTGTTGGTCCAGCGGTTGCTCGTGAACTATGCGTGAAGGTGGGCATCGATCAAGATCGCCCGGCTTCGGAAATTCACGAAGATGAATTGAGCCGTTTGGCTGGTCTGCTGGAAAGCGAATACACGGTTGAAGGTCCTCTTCGCCGTCAGCTTTCGCAGAACATTCAACGTCTCAACCGCATCGTCTGCTACCGCGGTTTGCGTCATCGTCGCGGTTTGCCGGTTCGCGGCCAACGTACCCGAACCAACGCTCGTACCCGTAAGGGTCCGAAGAAGACTGTCGCCGGTAAGAAGGGCGTGAAGGATCTTCGTTAATCAGATCCTTGTCGATCTCTGTGAAGTGCGACGCGGCGATGTTCCTGTTTCGCGCTTCTCAAATTGCATAACACATCATCATTCAGCTTGAAACGCTACGCCCGTTGTGGTGGGAGATAGTTAAGTGGCCAAGGTCGCAAAGCGAAAAACACGACGTAACGTCCAGCAAGGGACTGTCCATATCAAGGCAACCTTCAACAACACCCAGGTGACCATCACCGACAGCAAGGGTGACACGTTGTGCTGGGCCAGCGCCGGAACTTGTGGCTTCAAGGGAAGCCGTAAGAGCACGCCGTTCGCGGGTCAGTGCGCAGCTCAACAAGCCGCCGAAAAGGCGTTGAAGTTTGGTCTGAAGGAAGTAGACGTGAAGGTCAACGGACCAGGCAGTGGCCGCGAAAGCGCCATCACCGCCCTGGCCGCCGCCGGCCTGACCGTCAAGTCGATCGAAGATTGCACTCCTATCCCGCACAACGGTTGCCGCCCCCCGAAGAAGCGTCGCGTCTAGTATCACGACGATTCTTTCCTGGCAACGTTTTTAGGCGGTCTCAAGACACACATAGCAGCACAAAACGGAGCGAACTATGCATATTCGATGGCGTGGGTTGGAATTGCCGAGTGCGGTCACTTGCGAAGCCGAAACCCTCACCTCCAATTACGGCAAGTTCATTGCCGAACCGTTTGAACGCGGTTTCGGTGCCACCATCGGCAACAGCATGCGACGCATCCTGCTCTCGAGCCTCGAGGGTGCGGCCGTCACGCAAATCAAGGTCCGTGGTGCCCAACACGAATTCACCAGCATTCCTGGCGTTGTCGAAGACATGACCGACATCGTCCTGAATGTGAAGTCGGTTGTCGTCAAGAAGCATTCGGAGATGACCAAGGTCATCACGATCGAAAAGCAGGGTCCTTGTGAGATCACTGCCGGCGACATTCAGTGCGACGCGGACGTCGAGATCATCAACAAAGACCTGCACCTGTGCACCGTCACCGGCGAAATTCCATTCATGATGGAAATGGTCGTTGAGTCGGGTCGCAGCTATGTTCCTTCGACCGAGCACAGCTCGAATGAACACGAGATCGGCATTATCCCGGTCGACGCGGTCTTCAGTCCTGTGACCCGCGTTCGTTATACGGTTGAAGAAACTCGTGTTGGTCAGAAGACCAACTACGATCGCTTGATTCTGGAAATCTGGACCGACGGTTCGGCTCATCCAGAAATGGCACTGGTCGAAGCTGCCAAGATCTTGCGAAAGCACCTCAACCCGTTTGTTCAGTACAACGAATTGGGTGCGACGATCAACATGCCTAGCCGATCGACCCCAAGCGGGTTGGATCCGGTCATGGAAGCCAAGCTCAACATGAGCCTCGCTGAAATGCACCTTTCCGTTCGTGCTTCGAACTGCCTCGAATCGGAAAACATTCATACGGTTCGCGACCTGGTTCGCCGCACCGAAGATCAACTGATGGAAGTCCGCAACTTCGGCGAAACTACCCTTACCGAAGTTCGCGAGAAGCTGAAGGAATATAATTTGCACCTCGGCATGCGAGTGCCGCCAGCTGCAAGCCCGATGCACTAAATCGGACATCCCATTCCAAAATATCCCTGCCTTACACGGCACTGACAACACTCAAGAAGTACCATGCGACACCTACGAAAAGGTCGACGACTCGGACGCTCGGCGAGCCACCGCAAGGCTCTGTTCCGCAACATGGCCAGCAGCCTGCTGTTGACCGAACGTCCTGACGACGTCAACGAAAGCTACTACCTCTACAGCGACTACCTGGCAGCCGACGCTCCAGGAACCGGGCACAATACGCCAAAGGTTAAGGGTCGCATTGTCACGACCGTGCAGAAGGCGAAGGAACTGCGTCCTTACGTCGAAAAGTGCATCACGGTCGCCAAGAAGGCTTTGCCGCACCTTCGTGAAGCCGAAAAGTTCGGCACCAAGGCCAAGCCTAACACGCCTGAATACAAAGAATGGCGTGAAAGCGAACAGTGGCAAAAGTGGAACGCCGCCATGGCGCCAGCTCTTGCTGCTCGTCGTCGCGTGGTCGCTCTGCTCGGTAATCAGCGTGCTGTCGAAATCCTGTTCGACGAAGTCGCTCCTCGCTTCGAAGATCGCGATGGTGGTTACACCCGCATCTTGAAGTTGGCTAAGCCGCGTCTGGGTGATGCTGGTATCCAGGCTATCCTGGAATTCGTCGGCAACGATCGCGATCGTGTGAAGACCGAAGCCGAACGTCCTGCATTCGACAGCGACGAAGAAACGGCAGCCGCTGAAGAAGCTGCCGCACCAGAAGCCGAAGAGCCTCAAGCTGAAGCTCCTGCGGAGGAAGCTGGTGACGCCGAAGAAAAGAAGGAAGGCTAGACGCCTCTTCGCGATTCGCATCGCTCGAAAATATCAAAACCGCTATACTCGCTCGGGTATAGCGGTTTTTTCGTGGACGGACATGACGTGAAACGCTCCTCACGGCCTAAACAAAGAAAGAAGCAGTCGCCCGCCAAAAGCTCGAGGGCGAAGCAAGCCCGCGTGCCGCAAAGAGCGATGCGGCGTGTGCAGCTGCACGAGTCTTCTGGCCGACGTGGTTTTGATTTCACGTTTGCCATGCGACTGCTCGTGAATGACATGATCGATCGCATGCCAGAGCTGGCACACATCGATATGACCCGTGTGGCCGTCGCCATCGTTCAAGCACGCGTCGACTCGACACATGGTATTTTCGCTTCGCTGACCCCCATGCGTTTTGACCAGGGATCGCGATTCACCATCCGTCGTGGGCGGAAATACTGCTGCCAGTCGCTCTTGGATGAGCACGGCCGAGAAATGCTCTACATTCTCAGCTTCTATCTGCCGCGATTTCAGAACATGGACTTCTCCGAGAAGATGATCACCATCTTCCACGAATTGTGGCACGTTAGTCCCGACTTTGATGGCGACATTCGACGTCACCCAGGCCGCTGTTATGCCCATTCGTCGAGTCAAAAAGAATACGACGAGCACATGGCCGTTTTGTCGAACAAGTATCTGATGAAGAAGCCGTCGCCTGATTTGTACGCCTTCTTAGAAAACGACTTCACCACGCTGTATCAAAAAAGCAGTGGAATCTATGGCGTGAAGATTCCCCGACCAAAACTGATTCCAGTCGCCGGGTAGTCGGTGTCGCAATTGTTTCCCGTCTCTAGAGAACGGGGCGAACGCGAAGCAACACCCAGTTGGTTCACGAGAATCGATCGAGCTCGGATCGAACTTGGTTTCTCAACGCCTGTGGAAGTTGCGTTGCTTGATCGAGTACTTGGTAAAGCGCCATACGAATTTCCGGTGTTGGGCTGACGAAGCACGTATTGGAAGTAAGCAAGCCCGAAATAGCTTCAATGGCTCGTTGATACATTCGCCCTTCTGTCCGATCGGCTCTTTGAAGCAAGAGTAGCAAGCCGCGCCATTTGCCCAGGCTGGCGATTTGTTTCATCGCAGCACCACATGCGTATTCGCTCTTGGCGTGGATCGCCAAAGAAAGAATTTCCGAATCGGAAAGCGTTTCTCCATGTTTGGCCAAGGCGAATGCGGCGGCCTTTACAACACGCGGGCTTGGGTCATTCAACAGTGGGAGCACCTCTGGAAGCGATTCCGCTTCAAGTACGCGTCGGAGTCCCTCGATCCCTGCGGCGCGATGGCTGGGATAAGAACTTTGGGTCCAAGCACGGAACGTGTCGATGTCAGCCACCTCTCCTGTTTCCGCCAGTCCCTGGATCGCTTCTCGTTGCGTTGGATTCTCGCGCAGACGGCGGCGGTAACGCTCGGCAATGTTCGCGATGCCTTGCTTGGTTAGCCAATAGCGAGCTTCTTCGCGAATCGAACGAGCCTTGTCGAAGAGCCCGGCATGCCACTGCTCGGCAGATGTTTCGGGAAAGTGTGTCGTGTGAATTCGATACGCTTCGCGGCGGACGGGCATGAACGGGTCGTGAAGAACTTTTACGAGTTCGTCACGCAGTTCGTCTCCTTGAAACTGTTCGGCAAGGATCCGGCAACAACTCAGACGCACGGTTGGTGAGGTTGCCGAAATGCCAAGCCGGACCAGCTTGGACCTGCGATCAGGCGATAGCTTCATTCCTGCGTGAACGAAGGCTGGCTTCATCAACAGTCTCAGACGCGATGCTGCCCCGATATCACTCTCATTCGTGCCATCAAGCAGTGTAGCGACGACACGAGTTACAAACTCGGAGTGATCACGACGGTTTTGCTTGATCAGTTGCAGAAAGGACGGGAGTGATTTAAGCAGCCACTCGTAGTTATTCACGACGATACGTGTCGAGACGGCCTGGGCCGCGGTTTCAGCAACGACATCAACCCAGTCGTTGAGGCGGGCGTTCAAGTAGCGCAGTTCTTCTCCGCCATGGTACTCGCTTAACAGACGGGTTGCTTCCTGGCGGACATATCCGCTTCGATGCAGGCTCAGCATGCCCAGGACGTGTGGATACTCTAGCTTGTCGGCAGGACCGGCGAGTTTCCGGACGACTGTCGGTTCGAGTTGATGCCACTTGTCCTGCGGATGCCAATAGTAGTCTTCCAGGAAAATGCTATTCAAGGAACTTAGGTCACGGCTCCTGGATTTGCCTGCCAGGATAAAGATCGACCGCCGCGTCGCTTGGCAGACGTCTTCGTCGGAGACGAGTAAACAACGCATCACATATGGCAGAACTTCCGGGCCGGCCTCGTGAGTTAGCTGCTTTAGAATTGCGCAGATCGTCGCATTGTGCTTACCGGATGCAAACCAACTCTTGCTTTCGCGGCAGTCGTTTAACTGGCGTACAAGTTGAGCGATTTCATCTGGTAGTTGGCGCATGAATGTGGACGATCGGGGGATAGTGTTTCACATTGTTGACGCTTTGAGAGTCGACTAGGTTCGCGGGGTTGTCTCACTAGGTTCCCATCACATACTTATCGAGTAGCCACCACTCGCCAAAGGTGATGGCTGCACAACCAATGAAGAACGCGGCGATCGGGAAGACTCCCAGTGCCTCCGACTCCTCCATACCCATCATCATGCGAAGCCAGGGCGGGATGAAGATCATTTTCAGCAGTGTGACGATTGTGTCCCAGAAAGTATCCGCCGCGTCCCCTGCCGTATCGAAGACGACCCAGGCCAGAAAGAGATAGACAGGTACATTAAGCACGATTAAGACGACTACCAGGGTCACTACGAAACTCCTCGACGACACGTTTTATTCGATTGAGCGAGACTCTGTTCGCCAAGATAATCGTTGTTACGCCCGATGGCAAAAAACGGTGATTGAGCTGATAGCGGATTTGTAGGGAATCTAGAACCGTGATTGATCGTATTGCTCCGACATTTCGACCCAGTGACTCCGTTCGTGGTTATCAGCGATGGCGATCCTTGTTGTTTCTGCATTGGCCGGTCCCGATGGAAGCACTGCGGCCTCTGGTGCCTGAGAGCCTGGAGATCGATCACTACGACGGCGTTGCTTATGTTGGCGTCGTTCCCTTTGCGATGGAAGGAGTACGCAACGCTTGGTGGCCTGAGTGGGCTGCCATGGACTTCCTGGAGACAAACGTCCGGACGTATGTCTATCACGGTAGTCAGCCAGGCGTCTATTTCCTTTCGCTCGATGCGGCCAGTCGTTTAGCCGTTTGGGGTGCTCGAACGTTTTGGGGGCTGCCGTATTATCATGCGGCGATGAACCTGGTTCGCACGGAAGATCAAATCGCGTATGAAACGTCCCGCCCAGGCGGCAGCGCGCGGCATAAGGTGAGCTACCGGATTGGTGCAGCGCTGGAACCTTCGCAGCCTGGGTCGCTCGAGCACTTCTTCCTCGAGCGTTACCTCTTGTTTCTTGAACATCGCGGAACACTCTATTCTGGGCAGGTACATCATGTCCCCTACCCTGCACACGAGGTCGAGCTCTTAGAGATCGAGGACTCCCTCTTGAATGCCGCAGGTCTTGAGATCCCTCCTGGTCCACCTGCTTTTGCGCACTTCTCACCAGGCGTAGATGTTGAAATCTTCGGTCTTCAGGCCATGCCGGGCGCGCCCTGAGAGCAGCTAGTGGTCACCTTCCCGCTTCGTGAGGGACATCTGGCGGCCGTATCTTCGTTGCCATCATTACAAAACGACCGACTCATGATCGTGGCTAAGAATGTGGTCAAAAATTGACCTGCCAATCTGGCGAAATCTCTTCATGAAAATTTATTTGCGACCTAAGGTTTTTTGATTACTAAGGGTCGCCACTTTAGGGGTGGTCGACGGTAGTCCTGGTTTAATCTCGATTCGAGGCGGAACGAGATGCCATAGAGAATTCGTGCGCTACCTTCACGGAAATACAGAATCATGTCGTCCGCCCTACCTCAACTCGATATTGCATGGATGCTTATCTGTGCTGCCCTGGTCATGCTTATGCAGGGCGGTTTCTGTCTTCTTGAGAGTGGTCTGGTCCGCGCCAAAAACAGCTTTAACGTAGCGCTTAAGAACCTGGTCGACTTTTGCGTTTCGGCCGCCGTGTTTTGGGTGTTTGGCTTCGCGATTATGTTCGGTGCCAGTTATTACGGATGGTTCGGGACAACCATGTTTTGTCCGGGTGAAGATTCCTCGCCATGGCTGATGGCGTTTTTCATCTTTCAAATGGTCTTTTGTGGTACGGCAACGACTATCATCTCAGGTGCGGTTGCCGAACGCATTCGCTTTCGCGGCTACTTCGTCATTGCTTTATTGGTGTCGGGTGTGATCTATCCACTATTCGGCCATTGGGCTTGGGGTGGAGCTGCCGATGGAGCTGCAACTGGCTGGTTGGCTCAGGAAGGTTTCATCGACTTCGCTGGCTCGACGGTCGTCCACTCGGTGGGCGGCTGGGTGGCATTGGCTGCGATCCTAGTGATTGGACCACGTATCGGACGTTTTGACGGGGAACGCCCAGGTATTCATGGCCACAACTTGACACTGGCAACCTTCGGCGTGTTGATGCTGTGGTTTGGCTGGTTCGGCTTCAACGGCGGTAGCACCTTGGCGATGAACGACTCGGTGCCGCTGATCATCGTGAACACAAACCTCGCTGGGGCCTTTGGCGGATTGGCCTGTTTAGCGTGTTCGTGGCTCATTCATCGCCGTCCTGACGTGGGCCATACCATGAATGGTGCTGTTGCCGGCTTGGTCGGCATTACGGCTTCCTGTCACATTGTGGCCCCTTGGGCTGCCGTTGCGATTGGGTGCGGTGCCGGTGTGATCTGTTGCCTGGTTACGGAACTTCTTCCGAAGTTGAAGATCGACGACGTGATCGGTGCGTTCCCTGCTCATGCGTGTGCCGGTGCATTTGGAACCTTGGCCCTCGCATTCCTGGCCGATCCCAGCCACTTCGGTGAGGGGATGACCGCTTGGTCACAGTTCTGGATCCAGCTTAAAGGCGTTACTGCGTGTGCCGTGCTTTCGTTTGGCGGTGGCTTCACGTTGATTTACTTGATCAACCGGGTGATGCCGTTCCGGACATCGGCGGAGGACGAAGTCGCTGGTTTGAATATCTCAGAGCACGGTGCAAGTACGGAACTGATCGACTTGCTGACGAATATGTCTCGACATCGCGAGCAAGGGGACTTCTCGCAGAAAGTCGAAATCGAACCGCATACCGAAGTCGGGCAGATTGCCGCGGAATACAACCGTGTGCTCGAATGTGTCAATAAAGAGATGAAGCAGCGTACCGAGGCCGAGGCACGGTTCCGCGGAATCTTCGAGAATGCTGTTGAAGGGATCTACCAGACGACTCCCGATGGCAAGTTCATGACCGTCAATCCTGCACTCGCAAGGATGTTAGGATACGAGAATCTGATTGATCTGACGGAGCGTATCACAGACATCTCCGACCAGGTTTATGTCGACGAAAATCGACGCGCCGAGTTCATCGAGACTCTCGACGAGCAGGGAGTTGTGTTTGGTTTTGAATCCGAAATCCGTCGAGCCAATGGCGAGACGATGTGGATCTCGGAAAATGCATCCGTTCGACGTGATCTCGAGGGAAATGTCTCGTACTACGAAGGCACCGTCGAGGACATCACCGAGCGGCGCAAAGCACGCTACTTCGAAGCCGAACGCAACGCAGCCGACGCAGCCAATCGCGCCAAGAGTGACTTCCTGGCCAGCATGAGTCACGAAATTCGCACGCCGCTCAATGGTATTATCGGCTTTCTCGATCTGTTAGCCGCGACCAGACTAGAGAATAATCAGCAGCGTTTTGTCGACCTGGCCAAGAGTTCGGCCGGGACCCTGCTGCACCTGATTAACGACATTCTCGATCTCTCAAAGATCGAAGCTGGCGGCATCGAGTTTGAATCCACCGAGTTCGTCGTCCATGAACTCGTGGAATCAGTGCCTGAGATGTTCTCGCCCCAGGGACGAACACGCGGGCTGGAACTCAACTGTTGTCTTAGCCCTGACGTTCCGCAGGCCGTGATCGGAGATCCAGAGCGAATTCGCCAGGTGTTGATCAACTTGTTCTCCAATGCCGTCAAGTTCACCGAGCATGGTGGCGTGAGCTTGCATGTCACCCTGGCTGAAAAACAAAGCGATCCGAACCTACAGAACCAGGTATTCGTTCAGTTCGCGGTGGAAGATACGGGGATTGGTATTCCTCAGAGCCGTATCGATCGGTTGTTCAAAGCTTTCTCGCAAGTCGATGCCTCGACCACGCGTAACTACGGTGGAACCGGGCTTGGGCTGGCGATCTGCAAACAGCTCGTCGAACTGATGGGTGGTGAGATCGGTGTCGACAGCGAGGCTGGAAAAGGTTCGACGTTCTGGTTCAGGATCCCGCTGCAATACACCGAACGATCAACCTGCGACGTGATTCCAAACGTTCATGGGCTGCGTGTTTTGGCCGTCGATGATAATCACATGAATCTGCAGGTGCTCAAAGAGCAGTTGCAATCGTGGGGTGTCGAAGCGACAACGGCCAGCTGCGGGATGCGAGCGCTTGATTTGATGAAAGAAGCGGCGGAACGCAACGCACCATTCCAGTTGGCGAT includes:
- a CDS encoding adenylate kinase, with product MRIIFLGPPGVGKGTQSHKLVEFLRIPHISTGEMLREAIRNKTELGLKVAAQMEGGRLAADEIVVQLVRQRLAQPDCHNGYLLDGFPRTLPQAASLDLGLAVDDEAVDAVLNLTVDQEELLSRLLARAKKEDRGDDNEETIRNRMKVYDDMTSPLIAYYEEQKILYRIDGIGSIEEVFDRIKVVLEEVDRKKNA
- the map gene encoding type I methionyl aminopeptidase; its protein translation is MITLRSKREIEKMHVAGQLVRQAHQKVAELVKPGITTAVLDKAVDDLFAEAGAVALFKGVPGKIPFPAATCISVNDEVVHGIPGERILKEGDIVSVDTGAKIGGWCGDSAWTYAVGEISDEAKKLMEVTERALQIAIELLPVKKRWSQVAKEMQNEVESAGFSVITTLVGHGIGTTMHEEPQVPNYDSREFRQKGDFDLRPGLVLAVEPMVAVGREDLYLHGDGWTLSTKDRSLTAHFEHTLALTSSGVRILTGQD
- a CDS encoding NAD(P)-dependent oxidoreductase, giving the protein MMVLVVGATGATGKLLVEQLLSRGHQVRVIVRSRDRLPESVRDHARVEIVEASLFELTDEELLQHVSGCSGVASCLGHNLTFKGVFGHPRRLVTDATRRLCRAIEQAKAETGVKYVLMNTAGNQNRDLAEPASFGNRFVVGLLRWAVPPHADNEQASDVLRQKIGKNNSSIPWVVVRPDSLVDLPEVTPYEMYPSPTRDPIFNAGTTSRINVAHFMAELITDEAVWAKWAGRMPVIYNCEANSSG
- the rpmJ gene encoding 50S ribosomal protein L36; this encodes MKVRASVKRICDKCKVVRRRGRVYVICENARHKQRQG
- the rpsM gene encoding 30S ribosomal protein S13, with product MPRLLGVDIPNDKKTWISLTYLYGVGPAVARELCVKVGIDQDRPASEIHEDELSRLAGLLESEYTVEGPLRRQLSQNIQRLNRIVCYRGLRHRRGLPVRGQRTRTNARTRKGPKKTVAGKKGVKDLR
- the rpsK gene encoding 30S ribosomal protein S11, producing MAKVAKRKTRRNVQQGTVHIKATFNNTQVTITDSKGDTLCWASAGTCGFKGSRKSTPFAGQCAAQQAAEKALKFGLKEVDVKVNGPGSGRESAITALAAAGLTVKSIEDCTPIPHNGCRPPKKRRV
- a CDS encoding DNA-directed RNA polymerase subunit alpha, producing the protein MHIRWRGLELPSAVTCEAETLTSNYGKFIAEPFERGFGATIGNSMRRILLSSLEGAAVTQIKVRGAQHEFTSIPGVVEDMTDIVLNVKSVVVKKHSEMTKVITIEKQGPCEITAGDIQCDADVEIINKDLHLCTVTGEIPFMMEMVVESGRSYVPSTEHSSNEHEIGIIPVDAVFSPVTRVRYTVEETRVGQKTNYDRLILEIWTDGSAHPEMALVEAAKILRKHLNPFVQYNELGATINMPSRSTPSGLDPVMEAKLNMSLAEMHLSVRASNCLESENIHTVRDLVRRTEDQLMEVRNFGETTLTEVREKLKEYNLHLGMRVPPAASPMH
- a CDS encoding bL17 family ribosomal protein, which translates into the protein MRHLRKGRRLGRSASHRKALFRNMASSLLLTERPDDVNESYYLYSDYLAADAPGTGHNTPKVKGRIVTTVQKAKELRPYVEKCITVAKKALPHLREAEKFGTKAKPNTPEYKEWRESEQWQKWNAAMAPALAARRRVVALLGNQRAVEILFDEVAPRFEDRDGGYTRILKLAKPRLGDAGIQAILEFVGNDRDRVKTEAERPAFDSDEETAAAEEAAAPEAEEPQAEAPAEEAGDAEEKKEG
- a CDS encoding putative metallopeptidase; this translates as MKRSSRPKQRKKQSPAKSSRAKQARVPQRAMRRVQLHESSGRRGFDFTFAMRLLVNDMIDRMPELAHIDMTRVAVAIVQARVDSTHGIFASLTPMRFDQGSRFTIRRGRKYCCQSLLDEHGREMLYILSFYLPRFQNMDFSEKMITIFHELWHVSPDFDGDIRRHPGRCYAHSSSQKEYDEHMAVLSNKYLMKKPSPDLYAFLENDFTTLYQKSSGIYGVKIPRPKLIPVAG
- a CDS encoding HEAT repeat domain-containing protein is translated as MRQLPDEIAQLVRQLNDCRESKSWFASGKHNATICAILKQLTHEAGPEVLPYVMRCLLVSDEDVCQATRRSIFILAGKSRSRDLSSLNSIFLEDYYWHPQDKWHQLEPTVVRKLAGPADKLEYPHVLGMLSLHRSGYVRQEATRLLSEYHGGEELRYLNARLNDWVDVVAETAAQAVSTRIVVNNYEWLLKSLPSFLQLIKQNRRDHSEFVTRVVATLLDGTNESDIGAASRLRLLMKPAFVHAGMKLSPDRRSKLVRLGISATSPTVRLSCCRILAEQFQGDELRDELVKVLHDPFMPVRREAYRIHTTHFPETSAEQWHAGLFDKARSIREEARYWLTKQGIANIAERYRRRLRENPTQREAIQGLAETGEVADIDTFRAWTQSSYPSHRAAGIEGLRRVLEAESLPEVLPLLNDPSPRVVKAAAFALAKHGETLSDSEILSLAIHAKSEYACGAAMKQIASLGKWRGLLLLLQRADRTEGRMYQRAIEAISGLLTSNTCFVSPTPEIRMALYQVLDQATQLPQALRNQVRSELDRFS
- a CDS encoding YqjF family protein — its product is MIDRIAPTFRPSDSVRGYQRWRSLLFLHWPVPMEALRPLVPESLEIDHYDGVAYVGVVPFAMEGVRNAWWPEWAAMDFLETNVRTYVYHGSQPGVYFLSLDAASRLAVWGARTFWGLPYYHAAMNLVRTEDQIAYETSRPGGSARHKVSYRIGAALEPSQPGSLEHFFLERYLLFLEHRGTLYSGQVHHVPYPAHEVELLEIEDSLLNAAGLEIPPGPPAFAHFSPGVDVEIFGLQAMPGAP